One genomic window of Struthio camelus isolate bStrCam1 chromosome 1, bStrCam1.hap1, whole genome shotgun sequence includes the following:
- the THSD1 gene encoding thrombospondin type-1 domain-containing protein 1: protein MKQMLKDFSNLLLVVLCDYVLGEVEYLLLERPGHVAFSNDTVSVEYRYYASGNATAESISILLLDAGTNQIIARKQLPVNQSHGMVEFECFYFKSAGDFWFRMVSPNDNSSEVQWSGRRMSPLHVEWPVFHVDLNKTSEVLGSSLQVGLFTNEQLCAMNETVVLLDVIFTSTLYELGKLTSDETLGIRTRKGILLSRSQWVEFDCPPVGQETYITVLLRSLETHSVIASMGPIDLLHKFGYRLVVAPEAMCKTLVQVFVVSPPCTSTSGKIVVYKEALKHPSQRATWLYETTIHPGDNRTEFNCTLFDVGKNKYCFDLFNFSNRSHFSARVKECMMIQRNMETWSLWQPWSPCSVTCGDGVRERFRECLTSWPAKPGCAGSPKETSLCSLEECLAIQSPIPPSVQPGEDQKANNIVTITGISLCLFIIFATVLITLWRKLCRAPKCSTAVRRNSIHSPSFRKNSDEENICQSNKQRDSFTEGGDAPVNIPLTYRRSLQLAQEDDASGSENFQPNAQKIIPPIFSYRLAQQQLKEMKKKGLTETTKVYHVSQNPLTDTVVGATTMLPLSTENQEEAAANKFRIKSPFLDQSASQPKFLGESSNPRLDFPFSQANPAVSPTQTLIRRAHFKHQDNRGELSERSCHRNPQFRRTASFHETKKARPFRERSMSTLTPRQTPLYNSRTRTWDQGLEDRMRPKLRNANPASEKLDPSHSTVLPCEPQGHGTKCHQRACVPVKKLDLIVDRQPASQEKTADKPEPSRNKKGPSPNPKGAWRKETAAAAGKDNYQRGLTISPVQYRKDKCQSFPLDPEFAFYDNTTFGLTEAEQQMIDLPGYFGSNEEDETSTLSIEKLVI, encoded by the exons ATGAAACAGATGTTGAAAGATTTTTCAAATCTATTGTTAGTAGTGCTCTGTGACTATG ttctcgGTGAAGTGGAATACCTCCTCTTGGAGCGTCCAGGTCATGTAGCCTTCAGCAATGACACAGTCTCTGTGGAATATCGGTACTATGCTAGTGGTAATGCGACAGCAGAGAGTATATCCATCCTATTGCTGGATGCTGGTACCAACCAGATCATTGCAAGGAAACAGCTTCCAGTAAATCAGTCCCACGGGATGGTGGAGTTTGAGTGTTTCTATTTCAAGAGTGCTGGGGACTTTTGGTTCAGAATGGTTTCTCCAAACGATAATAGTAGTGAGGTACAGTGGAGTGGAAGAAGAATGTCCCCCCTCCATGTGGAGTGGCCCGTGTTTCATGTTGATTTGAACAAGACCTCAGAGGTGCTTGGAAGCTCCCTTCAGGTTGGACTTTTCACAAATGAACAGTTATGTGCCATGAATGAGACGGTGGTTTTACTGGACGTGATATTCACCAGCACCCTTTATGAACTAGGAAAACTAACCTCTGATGAGACGCTGGGCATTAGAACTAGAAAAGGAATCTTGCTCTCCAGATCCCAGTGGGTAGAGTTTGATTGCCCACCTGTTGGTCAAGAAACGTATATCACTGTGTTACTGAGGTCACTAGAAACACATTCAGTCATTGCCTCCATGGGACCCATAGACCTCCTGCACAAATTTGGATACAGACTGGTTGTGGCACCAGAAGCAATGTGCAAAACTTTGGTTCAGGTCTTTGTGGTCTCCCCACCATGCACTTCAACCAGTGGAAAGATTGTTGTCTATAAAGAGGCTCTCAAGCATCCTAGTCAAAGAGCAACTTGGCTGTATGAAACCACCATTCACCCAGGAGACAACAGGACAGAATTTAATTGCACTTTGTTTGATGTGGGGAAGAACAAATACTGCTTTGACCTCTTTAATTTTTCAAACCGAAGCCATTTCTCGGCAAGAGTTAAGGAGTGTATGATGATCCAAAGGAATATGG AAACGTGGAGCCTGTGGCAGCCCTGGAGCCCATGCAGCGTGACCTGTGGAGACGGCGTTCGGGAGCGCTTCCGAGAATGTCTCACCTCGTGGCCGGCAAAACCAGGCTGTGCTGGATCACCAAAAGAGACTTCCTTGTGTTCGCTGGAGGAGTGTTTGG CTATCCAGTCTCCCATCCCACCTTCTGTCCAGCCAGGAGAAGACCAGAAAGCAAATAATATAGTCACCATCACAGGTATCTCCTTATGCTTGTTCATCATCTTTGCCACCGTTCTCATCACACTGTGGaggaagctctgcagagctcCGAAGTGCAGCACTGCCGTACGTCGAAACTCCATCCATTCCCCCAGCTTCCGGAAGAACTCTGATGAAGAGAACATCTGCCAAAGCAACAAGCAGCGGGACAGCTTCACTGAAGGAGGTGATGCCCCTGTGAACATTCCTCTGACCTACAGGCGAAGCCTCCAACTTGCCCAAGAAGATGATGCCTCTGGAAGTGAGAATTTTCAGCCAAATGCCCAAAAAATAATCCCTCCGATTTTCAGTTATcgcctcgcccagcagcagctgaaagagaTGAAGAAGAAAGGCCTGACGGAGACCACCAAGGTGTACCACGTCTCTCAGAATCCCCTCACGGACACAGTTGTTGGTGCCACCACGATGCTTCCCTTGAGCacagaaaaccaagaagaggcagCAGCAAACAAATTTAGGATCAAATCTCCATTTCTGGACCAATCAGCCAGTCAGCCCAAATTCCTAGGGGAAAGCTCTAACCCTAGGCTGGATTTTCCATTCTCACAGGCCAATCCTGCAGTGAGCCCTACCCAAACCTTGATAAGAAGAGCTCATTTCAAACACCAAGATAACAGAGGAGAGTTGTCAGAGAGGAGCTGTCACAGAAACCCACAGTTTAGAAGAACAGCCAGTTTCCATGAAACTAAAAAGGCCAGGCCATTCAGAGAGAGAAGCATGTCCACCCTCACCCCACGACAGACTCCTCTTTATAACTCCAGGACCAGAACGTGGGATCAGGGTTTGGAAGACAGGATGCGGCCAAAATTGAGAAATGCTAATCCAGCTTCTGAAAAGCTGGATCCGTCCCATAGCACTGTGCTGCCATGTGAACCACAAGGCCATGGCACAAAATGCCATCAAAGGGCATGTGTCCCAGTGAAGAAGTTAGATCTGATCGTTGACCGCCAGCCTGCCAGTCAAGAAAAAACAGCTGATAAGCCCGAGCCCAGCCGAAATAAGAAGGGCCCTTCACCTAACCCCAAAGGTGCATGGAGGAAAGAAACGGCAGCTGCAGCTGGCAAAGACAATTACCAGAGAGGCCTGACTATAAGCCCCGTCCAGTACCGAAAGGACAAGTGCCAGAGCTTCCCACTGGACCCCGAATTTGCCTTTTATGATAACACTACTTTTGGCTTAACTGAGGCAGAGCAACAAATGATCGACCTCCCTGGGTATTTTGGCTCAAATGAAGAGGATGAAACAAGTACTTTAAGTATAGAGAAGCTGGTGATCTGA
- the LOC104146515 gene encoding fibrinogen-like protein 1 isoform X2 has protein sequence MQHEVLLPTTSGNLIVYDQDCSAVFNRKKTQNGYYRIRPRADQEPFLVYCDMSDGGGWTVIQRRSHGKENFNRKWDDYKLGFGKFQGKNDEYWLGNEHIYDLLARGETSLKIDLMDWHGERRYAIYEKFQLRNEQDNYRLWFGTYSGNAGDALSGGSSFEEQWSASHRGMQFTTSDKDHDRFVAGNCALENKCGWWFNRCHSVNLNGRYYKTGSYNGSHDNGIVWSTWHGVWYSLKYTAMKIRAPFFIDRESGDGENSQDS, from the exons ATGCAGCATGAGGTGCTTTTGCCCACCACCAGTGGAAATTTGATAGTCTATGACCAAG ATTGCTCCGCAGTATTTAATAGGAAGAAGACTCAAAATGGGTACTACCGGATCAGGCCCAGAGCAGACCAAGAGCCTTTCCTGGTGTACTGCGACATGTCTGATGGTGGAGGGTGGACTGTAATTCAGCGGCGGAGTCACGGCAAGGAGAATTTCAACAG GAAATGGGATGATTACAAACTGGGATTTGGAAAATTCCAGGGGAAGAATGATGAATATTGGCTAGGCAACGAGCACATCTATGACCTGCTCGCTCGAG GAGAGACCTCATTAAAGATTGACCTGATGGACTGGCATGGAGAAAGACGTTACGCAATCTATGAAAAATTTCAGCTCAGGAATGAGCAG GACAATTACAGGTTATGGTTTGGCACCTATTCTGGTAATGCTGGCGACGCTCTGTCTGGTGGGAGCAGTTTTGAAGAGCAGTGGTCAGCCTCTCACAGAGGGATGCAGTTCACCACATCTGACAAGGATCACGATCGATTCGTGGCAGGCAACTGTGCGCTAGAGAACAAGTGCGGTTGGTGGTTTAACAG GTGCCATTCCGTAAACCTCAATGGACGATATTACAAAACAGGAAGCTACAATGGATCCCACGACAATGGCATTGTTTGGTCTACCTGGCATGGGGTGTGGTACTCATTAAAATATACAGCCATGAAAATCAGAGCTCCGTTCTTTATTGACAGGGAGAGTGGAGATGGTGAGAACAGTCAGGACAGCTGA
- the LOC104146515 gene encoding fibrinogen-like protein 1 isoform X1 — MTMPWLLLLLLLVSLGSPAPRFSEKDICLLDNNKLRQRLKQLQDLLYLYELHLKDILENTYHRTRSELFSGNRSMQHEVLLPTTSGNLIVYDQDCSAVFNRKKTQNGYYRIRPRADQEPFLVYCDMSDGGGWTVIQRRSHGKENFNRKWDDYKLGFGKFQGKNDEYWLGNEHIYDLLARGETSLKIDLMDWHGERRYAIYEKFQLRNEQDNYRLWFGTYSGNAGDALSGGSSFEEQWSASHRGMQFTTSDKDHDRFVAGNCALENKCGWWFNRCHSVNLNGRYYKTGSYNGSHDNGIVWSTWHGVWYSLKYTAMKIRAPFFIDRESGDGENSQDS; from the exons ATGACGATGCCCTggttgctgctgctccttctcctggTCAGCTTAGGCTCGCCTGCACCTAGGTTTTCG GAAAAGGATATCTGCCTCCTAGATAACAACAAATTAAGACAAAGGTTAAAACAGCTTCAGGATTTGCTTTATTTATATGAACTACACCTGAAGGACATCTTGGAGAATACTTATCATAGAACAAGGAGTGAGCTATTCTCAGGCAACAGGAGCATGCAGCATGAGGTGCTTTTGCCCACCACCAGTGGAAATTTGATAGTCTATGACCAAG ATTGCTCCGCAGTATTTAATAGGAAGAAGACTCAAAATGGGTACTACCGGATCAGGCCCAGAGCAGACCAAGAGCCTTTCCTGGTGTACTGCGACATGTCTGATGGTGGAGGGTGGACTGTAATTCAGCGGCGGAGTCACGGCAAGGAGAATTTCAACAG GAAATGGGATGATTACAAACTGGGATTTGGAAAATTCCAGGGGAAGAATGATGAATATTGGCTAGGCAACGAGCACATCTATGACCTGCTCGCTCGAG GAGAGACCTCATTAAAGATTGACCTGATGGACTGGCATGGAGAAAGACGTTACGCAATCTATGAAAAATTTCAGCTCAGGAATGAGCAG GACAATTACAGGTTATGGTTTGGCACCTATTCTGGTAATGCTGGCGACGCTCTGTCTGGTGGGAGCAGTTTTGAAGAGCAGTGGTCAGCCTCTCACAGAGGGATGCAGTTCACCACATCTGACAAGGATCACGATCGATTCGTGGCAGGCAACTGTGCGCTAGAGAACAAGTGCGGTTGGTGGTTTAACAG GTGCCATTCCGTAAACCTCAATGGACGATATTACAAAACAGGAAGCTACAATGGATCCCACGACAATGGCATTGTTTGGTCTACCTGGCATGGGGTGTGGTACTCATTAAAATATACAGCCATGAAAATCAGAGCTCCGTTCTTTATTGACAGGGAGAGTGGAGATGGTGAGAACAGTCAGGACAGCTGA